The Faecalibacter sp. LW9 genome has a segment encoding these proteins:
- a CDS encoding sugar phosphate nucleotidyltransferase, with protein MKIIIPMAGRGSRLRPHTLTTPKPLIPIAGKPIVHRLVEDIAKVCSEKIEEIAFVIGDFGAEVEADLIAIAEKLGAKGTICHQLEPLGTAHSIWMAKEALDGPVVVAYADTLFRADFKLDMESDGVVWVKQVDNPSAFGVVKLDENEVITDFVEKPKEFVSDLAIIGIYFFSNGQKLYKEIEHLIEHNITKGGEYQLTDALESMRAKGDQFTLGKVDEWMDCGNKVVTVETNTRILNLDQLDYTEINPNATIENSLIIPPCFIGDGVVIKNSKIGPNVSLGNGTKVECSNIDNSLIQEHSIIENANLTDTMIGNHAKYYGVSRSISLGDYSELDFKSHEA; from the coding sequence ATGAAAATTATTATCCCAATGGCGGGACGTGGATCACGTTTACGCCCACATACATTAACAACGCCTAAACCTTTAATTCCTATTGCAGGTAAACCCATTGTACACCGTTTAGTAGAAGATATTGCAAAGGTGTGTTCAGAGAAAATTGAAGAAATTGCCTTTGTAATCGGTGATTTCGGAGCAGAAGTAGAAGCGGATTTAATTGCAATTGCAGAAAAATTAGGCGCAAAAGGAACGATTTGTCATCAATTAGAACCACTTGGAACAGCACATTCTATTTGGATGGCGAAAGAAGCTTTAGATGGTCCTGTAGTAGTGGCTTATGCAGATACATTATTCCGTGCAGATTTCAAATTAGACATGGAATCTGATGGTGTGGTTTGGGTGAAACAAGTGGATAATCCATCAGCTTTTGGAGTCGTAAAATTAGACGAAAACGAAGTGATTACAGATTTCGTTGAAAAACCGAAAGAGTTTGTTTCGGATTTAGCGATTATTGGAATTTACTTCTTCAGTAACGGTCAAAAGTTATACAAAGAAATTGAACATCTGATTGAACACAACATCACAAAAGGTGGAGAGTACCAATTGACAGATGCTTTAGAAAGTATGCGTGCCAAAGGGGATCAATTTACGTTAGGAAAAGTTGACGAGTGGATGGACTGTGGAAACAAAGTGGTAACCGTTGAAACGAATACACGTATCTTAAACTTAGATCAATTGGATTACACAGAGATAAATCCGAATGCAACCATTGAAAATTCATTAATAATCCCTCCGTGTTTTATTGGAGATGGTGTGGTGATTAAAAATTCGAAAATTGGACCAAATGTTTCGTTAGGAAATGGAACAAAAGTTGAATGTTCTAACATTGACAATTCATTAATTCAAGAACATTCAATCATCGAAAATGCGAATTTAACAGATACTATGATTGGTAATCATGCCAAATATTATGGGGTTTCTCGTAGCATTTCATTAGGAGATTACTCTGAATTGGACTTTAAATCGCACGAAGCTTAA
- the dut gene encoding dUTP diphosphatase, producing MKVKVINQSKHPLPEYKTALSAGMDLTANIDAPIELKPLERRLIPTGLFIELPAGYEAQVRPRSGMALKHGLTCLNSPGTIDADYRGEIGVIIANVSNDPYTIEDGERIAQLVIAKHETISWETVEVLDETARGAGGFGSTGK from the coding sequence ATGAAAGTAAAAGTAATCAATCAATCGAAACATCCTTTACCAGAATATAAAACAGCTTTATCTGCTGGAATGGATTTAACCGCGAATATTGATGCGCCTATTGAATTAAAACCTTTAGAAAGACGTTTAATTCCAACCGGATTATTCATTGAATTGCCGGCAGGATATGAAGCACAAGTTCGTCCTCGTAGTGGTATGGCGTTAAAGCATGGATTAACATGTTTAAATTCTCCGGGTACAATTGATGCTGATTATCGTGGAGAAATCGGGGTGATTATCGCTAATGTTTCGAATGATCCGTATACGATTGAAGATGGAGAGCGTATTGCTCAATTGGTTATTGCAAAGCATGAAACTATTTCTTGGGAAACGGTGGAAGTTTTAGACGAAACAGCACGTGGAGCAGGAGGTTTCGGAAGTACAGGTAAATAA
- a CDS encoding lipopolysaccharide biosynthesis protein, with translation MYKKLFSETIIYGIGSILPRLIMFALNPFIIGKTAETDFSIFGQLYAAVSFLNVILTFGFETAFFRYATEEGMYQKVLNTAFWFMTLTSTVMMVILYAFLQPLADFANYTQNPEYLLWFGWIAFFDTLCVIPFAVLRFQNKPIYYSAIKVFQNVFQAVLTIVLLYYVSTDFMVNLGFTNTISYPFISNLIASVLGVVLLIGVIRKVQFQFDGALLKKMFAYGYPIMIAGLGFILNENFDKLVQRQLISEADAGSYAACYKLATLMTLFVTAYRMGIEPFFFKVAKDKDAKQMYANILFFFSLICNVVILGILANVDWIKHIFIPKSSFWIALDIVPIILIANLFYGIYYNLSTWYKVTDRTNVGTRISLIGGAITVILNLVLLPKYGFMVSAWATLIAYGSMMIISYVWGQKAYPIPYQTRKIILYMCLAIGIATINYYVLESNLIIGNLLLISYIAFLFIAERKTIKKLIQK, from the coding sequence TTGTATAAAAAATTATTTAGCGAAACCATCATTTATGGGATTGGATCCATCTTACCACGATTGATTATGTTCGCCTTAAATCCCTTTATTATTGGGAAAACTGCCGAAACAGATTTCTCTATTTTTGGACAGCTGTATGCTGCTGTATCTTTTTTGAATGTGATTTTAACGTTCGGATTCGAAACGGCGTTTTTTCGCTATGCGACCGAAGAAGGGATGTACCAAAAAGTGTTAAACACTGCGTTTTGGTTTATGACACTAACTTCAACGGTAATGATGGTTATTTTATATGCTTTTCTTCAACCGTTAGCTGATTTTGCAAACTATACGCAAAATCCCGAATATTTATTATGGTTTGGATGGATTGCATTTTTTGATACCCTTTGTGTTATTCCTTTTGCAGTATTACGATTCCAGAATAAACCCATTTACTATTCAGCCATCAAAGTTTTTCAAAACGTTTTTCAAGCCGTTTTAACCATCGTACTCTTATACTATGTTTCTACTGATTTCATGGTAAATTTAGGATTTACGAATACCATATCATACCCTTTTATATCCAATTTAATTGCGAGTGTTTTAGGCGTAGTGCTTTTAATAGGTGTTATTCGAAAGGTTCAATTTCAATTTGATGGTGCCTTGTTGAAGAAAATGTTTGCTTACGGATATCCTATTATGATTGCCGGACTTGGATTTATTTTAAATGAAAATTTTGATAAATTAGTCCAACGTCAATTGATCAGTGAAGCGGATGCCGGATCATATGCCGCGTGCTATAAATTGGCGACTTTAATGACATTATTTGTTACAGCTTATCGAATGGGGATTGAACCTTTCTTCTTTAAAGTAGCGAAAGACAAAGATGCCAAACAAATGTATGCCAACATCCTTTTCTTTTTTAGTTTGATTTGTAATGTGGTCATTTTAGGAATATTGGCTAACGTGGATTGGATCAAACACATCTTTATTCCGAAATCGTCATTTTGGATAGCGTTGGATATTGTTCCTATTATTTTGATTGCAAATCTTTTCTATGGCATCTATTATAATTTATCCACTTGGTATAAAGTTACCGATCGTACCAATGTCGGAACTCGAATCTCTTTAATCGGAGGTGCAATCACTGTGATTTTAAATTTAGTTTTATTGCCAAAATACGGATTTATGGTCTCAGCTTGGGCCACTTTAATTGCTTATGGAAGTATGATGATTATCTCGTATGTATGGGGACAAAAAGCATATCCTATTCCATATCAAACCCGTAAAATTATCCTTTACATGTGCCTTGCCATAGGGATTGCAACGATTAATTATTATGTTTTAGAATCCAACTTGATTATTGGTAATCTTTTATTAATCTCGTACATTGCATTCCTATTTATCGCAGAGCGAAAAACAATTAAAAAACTGATACAGAAATAA
- a CDS encoding NAD(P)H-dependent glycerol-3-phosphate dehydrogenase encodes MIELSNRKVGLIGNGSWATAIAKMLSKNLESFNWWVKDEYVKNHIEKNRHNPNYLTDAEFNPARLKISTDINEVVANSDIIFIVVPSIYVENCLSKLTISLKDKFIVTSIKGIIPNHYKAVGQYLFDEFNLKQEQLGIVSGPCHAEEVALERLSYLTIAALDENKAKIVSDCLAYDFINTKLSNDIFGTEYGAILKNIYAIAAGIAHGLGYGDNFQAVLMSNAIREMNSILKEVDKTKRKINDSAYLGDLLVTGYSNFSRNRMFGNMIGKGYTVKSTIMEMNMVAEGYYATKGVAIMNEGYKIKAPIIHAVYSILYEGQNAAKTMAKLSKKLD; translated from the coding sequence ATGATTGAGTTATCAAATCGTAAAGTTGGGTTAATAGGGAACGGAAGTTGGGCAACAGCGATTGCTAAAATGCTGAGTAAAAACCTAGAATCATTCAACTGGTGGGTGAAGGACGAATACGTGAAAAATCACATCGAAAAAAATCGTCACAATCCCAATTATTTGACAGACGCAGAGTTTAACCCTGCACGATTAAAAATATCAACCGATATCAATGAAGTGGTAGCCAATTCGGATATCATCTTTATTGTAGTTCCTTCTATTTATGTCGAGAATTGTTTAAGCAAATTAACCATTTCGCTGAAAGATAAATTTATAGTAACCTCAATCAAAGGAATTATTCCTAACCATTATAAAGCGGTAGGTCAATATTTATTTGATGAATTCAACTTGAAACAAGAACAATTAGGGATTGTCAGTGGACCTTGTCATGCCGAAGAAGTAGCGCTAGAACGTCTATCTTATCTTACGATTGCTGCACTAGATGAAAATAAAGCCAAAATTGTTTCCGATTGTTTGGCCTATGACTTTATCAATACCAAATTATCAAATGATATCTTCGGTACTGAATATGGTGCTATCTTAAAGAATATTTATGCCATTGCAGCAGGTATCGCCCATGGTTTAGGATATGGCGATAATTTCCAAGCCGTTTTAATGAGTAATGCCATTCGAGAAATGAATAGCATCTTAAAAGAAGTGGATAAAACGAAACGTAAAATCAATGACTCGGCCTATTTAGGTGATTTATTGGTTACCGGTTATTCTAACTTCTCACGTAATCGAATGTTTGGAAATATGATCGGTAAAGGATATACGGTGAAATCAACCATTATGGAAATGAATATGGTTGCTGAAGGATACTATGCCACAAAAGGGGTGGCGATTATGAATGAGGGATACAAAATTAAAGCGCCTATTATTCATGCGGTATACAGTATTCTTTATGAAGGTCAAAATGCCGCAAAAACCATGGCTAAATTATCTAAAAAATTAGATTAA
- a CDS encoding bifunctional 5,10-methylenetetrahydrofolate dehydrogenase/5,10-methenyltetrahydrofolate cyclohydrolase, whose translation MQILDGIKLSKEIKQEIKAKVESFKEQGKRVPHLGAILVGNDGASRTYVDNKIKDCHFVGFESSELILEDTITQEELIAKIQEWNNDSNLDGFIVQLPLPKHIDQEAVINAIDPNKDVDGFHPMNFGKMALEMETFLPATPYGIMEMLERYNVPTAGKHTVVIGRSRIVGRPMSILMSKNGNPGNSTVTITHSKTQDLAKFTKDADIVITALGVPEFLKADMVKDGVVIVDVGITRVDDPTSPRGFKLAGDVDFENVKEKASWITPVPGGVGPMTRAMLLKNTLLAYNRNNK comes from the coding sequence ATGCAAATTTTAGATGGTATTAAACTTTCAAAAGAGATCAAACAAGAGATCAAGGCGAAAGTAGAATCGTTCAAAGAACAAGGAAAACGTGTACCGCATTTAGGTGCCATTTTAGTTGGAAACGACGGAGCATCACGCACCTATGTCGACAACAAAATTAAAGATTGTCATTTTGTAGGTTTTGAATCATCAGAACTTATTTTAGAAGATACAATCACACAAGAAGAATTAATTGCTAAAATCCAAGAATGGAATAACGATTCCAATTTAGACGGATTTATCGTTCAATTGCCATTGCCAAAACACATCGATCAAGAAGCCGTGATTAATGCCATTGATCCCAACAAAGATGTGGATGGATTCCATCCAATGAATTTTGGAAAAATGGCGTTAGAAATGGAAACGTTCTTACCAGCAACTCCGTATGGAATCATGGAAATGTTAGAGCGATATAATGTTCCAACGGCAGGTAAACATACAGTTGTTATTGGTCGTTCGCGTATTGTGGGTCGTCCGATGTCCATTTTAATGAGTAAAAATGGTAATCCTGGAAACAGTACAGTAACCATTACACATTCTAAAACACAGGATTTAGCAAAATTCACAAAAGATGCAGATATTGTCATCACCGCTTTAGGGGTTCCTGAATTCTTAAAAGCCGATATGGTAAAGGATGGTGTTGTTATTGTTGACGTTGGTATTACGCGCGTCGACGATCCAACTTCTCCAAGAGGATTTAAATTAGCAGGTGATGTGGATTTCGAAAATGTAAAAGAAAAAGCTTCTTGGATTACGCCCGTACCAGGTGGTGTGGGACCAATGACAAGAGCCATGTTATTAAAAAATACCCTATTGGCTTACAATAGAAATAATAAATAA
- a CDS encoding 7-carboxy-7-deazaguanine synthase QueE, whose protein sequence is MINITSTTTEQQQLLKEGKLLPIMEHFYTIQGEGAYTGVATYFIRLGGCDVGCHWCDVKDSWDAEKHPLTLVEDIVEIATSQASIIVITGGEPLMWDLSYLTEKLHEKGARIHMETSGAYPMSGAIDWVCLSPKKTMLPKDDVCSAAHELKCIIYNQHDFQFAEEQAARVGKDCLLYLQTEWSKRDKNLPEIVEYVKKNPKWRISLQTHKYLDIP, encoded by the coding sequence ATGATTAACATTACATCCACTACAACAGAACAACAACAGCTACTAAAAGAAGGGAAGTTATTACCGATTATGGAGCACTTCTATACCATCCAAGGAGAAGGAGCTTATACCGGTGTAGCCACCTATTTTATTCGTTTAGGAGGTTGCGATGTCGGTTGCCATTGGTGTGATGTGAAAGACAGTTGGGATGCAGAAAAACATCCGTTAACATTGGTTGAAGATATTGTAGAAATTGCAACATCTCAAGCTTCGATCATCGTTATTACAGGTGGTGAACCTTTAATGTGGGATTTATCTTATTTAACGGAAAAATTACATGAAAAAGGAGCGCGCATCCATATGGAAACTTCTGGTGCATATCCCATGTCTGGAGCCATTGATTGGGTTTGTTTATCGCCTAAAAAAACAATGCTTCCAAAAGACGATGTTTGTTCCGCGGCACACGAATTAAAATGCATCATCTACAATCAGCATGATTTTCAATTCGCTGAAGAACAAGCTGCTCGTGTAGGAAAAGATTGTCTTTTATATTTGCAAACAGAATGGAGTAAAAGAGATAAAAATCTTCCAGAAATTGTCGAATATGTAAAGAAAAATCCCAAATGGAGAATTTCTTTACAAACGCATAAATACTTAGATATCCCTTAG
- a CDS encoding plastocyanin/azurin family copper-binding protein, translated as MKKYCLIALALPFFYACTKEEKSNANPDIIEYNEGEQKETPVDQSAKAISQIAIKANEDMTYSVNQFVVKQGEEITLTLVNVGTSSKEAMGHNLVILKQGVDLSDFLFAASSEKENDYIPKDKPNDMVVYTKLLNRK; from the coding sequence ATGAAAAAGTATTGTCTTATCGCCTTAGCATTACCCTTCTTTTATGCTTGTACCAAAGAAGAAAAAAGCAATGCTAACCCTGATATCATCGAATATAATGAAGGAGAACAGAAAGAAACTCCTGTTGATCAATCCGCTAAAGCCATTAGTCAAATTGCCATAAAAGCGAACGAAGATATGACCTACAGCGTCAATCAATTTGTGGTGAAACAAGGGGAAGAAATTACCTTAACGTTAGTTAATGTTGGAACAAGCTCGAAAGAAGCCATGGGCCATAATCTTGTTATTTTAAAACAGGGGGTCGATTTAAGTGATTTCTTATTTGCTGCCTCATCAGAGAAAGAAAACGATTATATTCCAAAAGATAAACCAAATGATATGGTGGTTTACACCAAATTATTAAATAGAAAGTGA
- a CDS encoding plastocyanin/azurin family copper-binding protein, translating to MKFTLDQKGTYTFVCTFPGHAGTMQGKITVI from the coding sequence ATTAAATTTACTTTGGATCAGAAAGGAACCTATACTTTCGTTTGTACGTTCCCAGGTCATGCGGGAACCATGCAAGGAAAAATAACAGTCATATAA
- the aspA gene encoding aspartate ammonia-lyase → MNLHRVESDLIGDLDVPAHAYYGIQTMRAVENFNLSKEKLSDYPIFIQSLAQVKLAAAQTNLETHALDEKLYQAIRQACLDVINGQLNDQFPVDMIQGGAGTSVNMNINEVIANRALEIMGYKKGEYEFCSPNDHINLAQSTNDAYPTAVKMALYQMHEDLYHQLEDLVTVFRIKGIEFQSIMKMSRTQLQDAVPMTMGQEFEVFAFTLEKELKRLKMAREEFLSIHMGGTAIGTGINAPYEFPALCAKNLKNITGIPVYVTPNLMEATSDTSCFVEYSSALKRLTIKLSKICNDLRLLSSGPRAGLGEISLPAMQAGSSIMPGKVNPVIPEVLNQVCFKVIGNDTTIMMAAEAGQLQLNVMEPIIVQSLMESMTLMQNGISTLKSKCVEGIVANKEVAEQLVKNSIGIVKALNPYIGYKMATKIAKEALLTGKGVYQLVIEYELLTKSRLDEILNPQNMLAPQIG, encoded by the coding sequence ATGAATTTACATCGAGTGGAAAGTGATTTAATAGGGGACTTGGATGTTCCTGCTCATGCTTATTATGGGATTCAAACCATGCGAGCTGTCGAAAATTTTAATCTTTCGAAAGAGAAATTGAGTGATTATCCGATTTTTATTCAATCTCTTGCCCAAGTTAAATTAGCGGCTGCTCAAACCAATTTGGAGACTCATGCGTTAGATGAAAAATTATATCAAGCCATTCGACAGGCGTGTTTGGATGTAATCAATGGACAATTGAATGATCAATTTCCGGTCGATATGATTCAAGGAGGCGCAGGAACTTCGGTGAATATGAATATAAATGAAGTGATTGCGAATCGGGCGTTAGAAATTATGGGATACAAGAAGGGGGAATATGAATTTTGTTCTCCTAATGACCATATTAATTTAGCACAATCGACCAATGATGCCTATCCTACAGCAGTCAAAATGGCTTTGTACCAAATGCATGAAGATTTGTATCATCAGTTGGAAGACTTAGTGACGGTATTTCGTATTAAAGGAATTGAATTTCAGTCGATCATGAAAATGAGCCGTACCCAATTGCAAGATGCAGTACCCATGACAATGGGTCAAGAATTCGAAGTGTTTGCTTTTACCCTAGAAAAGGAATTAAAACGATTAAAAATGGCACGAGAAGAATTTTTGTCCATTCATATGGGAGGAACAGCGATTGGTACAGGAATTAACGCCCCTTATGAATTTCCTGCGTTGTGTGCTAAAAATTTAAAAAATATTACAGGGATTCCTGTTTATGTGACCCCGAATTTAATGGAGGCGACTTCAGATACTTCTTGTTTTGTGGAATATTCGTCGGCTTTAAAACGATTGACCATCAAGCTTTCCAAAATTTGTAATGATTTACGTTTGCTTTCATCTGGACCACGCGCTGGTTTAGGAGAAATCTCTTTGCCTGCGATGCAGGCAGGATCATCCATTATGCCGGGTAAGGTGAACCCCGTTATTCCAGAAGTGTTAAATCAGGTGTGCTTTAAAGTTATCGGAAACGATACTACGATTATGATGGCTGCAGAAGCAGGTCAGTTGCAGCTGAATGTGATGGAGCCCATAATCGTTCAATCGTTAATGGAATCCATGACCTTGATGCAAAATGGAATTTCTACCTTAAAATCAAAATGTGTGGAAGGAATTGTTGCGAACAAAGAAGTGGCGGAACAATTGGTGAAAAATAGCATCGGGATTGTCAAGGCCTTAAATCCTTATATCGGTTATAAAATGGCCACGAAAATTGCAAAAGAAGCTTTATTAACGGGTAAAGGCGTTTACCAACTCGTAATTGAATATGAATTGCTAACTAAGAGTCGTTTGGATGAAATTCTAAATCCTCAAAACATGTTAGCGCCACAAATTGGTTGA
- the pgi gene encoding glucose-6-phosphate isomerase, translating to MALKTINPTTTSAWKKLQAHYEAIQHTSIKALFEANPKRFEQFSIQYPSLLVDYSKNRITAETIELLVELAKETGVDEAIQQMFQGDVINVTEGRAVLHTALRNRSNDEVLVHGQDVMPQINAVLDQMKSFTEKVISGEWKGFTGKEITDVVNIGIGGSDLGPVMVTEALKHYKTRLNVHFVSNIDGTHLAETFKVVNPETTLFIVASKTFTTQETMTNAFTAKQWLLEHGAAVSDVAKHFVALSTNAQGVADFGIDTANMFQFWDWVGGRYSLWSAIGLSIALAVGFEHFEELLEGAHEMDLHFKTETLDQNIPVVLALIGIWYNNFFGADSVALLPYEQYLSRFAAYFQQGDMESNGKSIGRDGQPVDYETGPIIWGEPGTNGQHAFYQLIHQGTKLIPADFIAGANSLNVLGDHHAKLLSNFFAQTEALAFGKDRATVIAELQQAGKSPEEIEFLTPFKIFEGNRPTNSILYEVLTPRVLGNLIAMYEHKIYVQGVIWNIFSFDQWGVELGKQLANVILPELANDEPVKSHDSSTNGLINAYKYWRK from the coding sequence ATGGCATTAAAAACGATCAATCCAACGACGACTTCGGCTTGGAAAAAATTACAAGCCCATTACGAAGCGATTCAACATACATCCATTAAAGCATTATTTGAAGCGAATCCAAAACGTTTTGAACAATTCTCGATTCAATATCCCTCTTTATTGGTTGATTATTCAAAAAACCGCATTACAGCTGAAACCATTGAGCTATTGGTGGAATTGGCTAAAGAAACAGGTGTTGATGAAGCCATTCAACAAATGTTTCAAGGGGACGTGATTAATGTGACGGAAGGTCGTGCTGTATTGCACACGGCTTTACGTAACCGTTCGAATGATGAAGTTTTGGTTCATGGTCAAGATGTGATGCCTCAAATCAATGCTGTATTAGACCAAATGAAATCTTTCACTGAAAAAGTGATCTCTGGTGAATGGAAAGGATTTACGGGAAAAGAAATTACAGATGTGGTGAACATCGGAATCGGAGGTTCAGACTTAGGGCCTGTGATGGTGACGGAAGCGTTAAAACATTATAAAACACGATTAAATGTTCATTTTGTATCCAATATTGATGGAACCCATTTAGCGGAGACATTTAAAGTGGTGAATCCTGAGACGACGTTATTTATTGTTGCATCGAAAACGTTCACGACACAAGAAACAATGACGAATGCCTTTACAGCGAAGCAATGGTTATTGGAGCATGGTGCAGCTGTATCTGATGTTGCAAAACATTTTGTGGCGTTATCTACAAATGCTCAAGGAGTCGCTGATTTTGGAATCGATACAGCGAATATGTTCCAATTCTGGGATTGGGTTGGTGGTCGTTACTCGTTGTGGAGCGCCATTGGTTTAAGCATTGCTTTAGCCGTTGGATTCGAACATTTCGAGGAGTTGCTTGAAGGAGCTCATGAAATGGACCTTCATTTTAAAACAGAAACATTAGATCAAAATATTCCCGTGGTATTGGCTTTAATCGGAATTTGGTACAACAATTTCTTTGGTGCTGATTCCGTTGCTTTATTGCCGTACGAACAATATTTATCGCGATTTGCTGCTTATTTTCAGCAAGGTGATATGGAATCTAATGGTAAATCCATTGGACGAGATGGTCAGCCGGTTGATTATGAAACAGGACCGATTATTTGGGGTGAGCCAGGAACTAACGGACAACACGCCTTCTATCAATTGATTCACCAAGGAACGAAATTGATTCCCGCTGATTTTATTGCAGGGGCTAACTCATTGAATGTATTGGGTGATCACCACGCGAAATTGTTATCGAACTTTTTTGCTCAAACGGAAGCGTTAGCATTTGGAAAAGATCGAGCAACGGTAATTGCAGAATTACAACAAGCGGGGAAATCCCCAGAAGAGATTGAATTCTTAACACCCTTTAAAATTTTTGAAGGAAATCGTCCAACGAATTCCATTTTATATGAAGTTCTTACACCACGTGTATTAGGTAATTTAATCGCCATGTACGAGCATAAAATTTATGTTCAAGGGGTGATTTGGAATATATTCTCTTTTGATCAATGGGGGGTAGAGTTAGGAAAACAATTGGCGAATGTTATTTTACCAGAATTAGCGAATGATGAGCCGGTGAAGTCTCATGATTCGTCGACGAATGGTTTAATCAATGCGTATAAATATTGGAGAAAGTAA
- a CDS encoding ribonuclease H produces the protein MAVLAYTDGSSLGNLGPGGYGLILLETEKMVKKEIAQGFRLTTNNRMELMAVCVALESLKFTNTEITIYTDSKYVVDAVEKRWVFGWLQKGFKGKKNEDLWRRFLQVYKLQKVKFQWVKGHAGNVWNERADQLAVQAANQPEKFKIDHYFEQHQDE, from the coding sequence CCAGGAGGGTATGGATTGATTTTGTTGGAGACCGAAAAAATGGTGAAGAAAGAAATTGCTCAGGGATTTCGTTTGACGACCAATAACCGTATGGAATTGATGGCGGTTTGTGTCGCGCTCGAATCCTTGAAATTTACCAATACAGAAATTACGATTTATACCGATTCAAAATATGTGGTGGATGCGGTCGAAAAGCGTTGGGTCTTTGGATGGTTACAAAAAGGGTTCAAAGGGAAAAAGAACGAGGATTTATGGCGTCGTTTTCTGCAAGTGTACAAATTGCAAAAGGTTAAATTTCAGTGGGTAAAAGGGCATGCGGGAAACGTTTGGAACGAGCGTGCCGATCAGTTAGCTGTACAGGCGGCGAATCAGCCTGAAAAATTTAAAATAGATCATTATTTCGAGCAACATCAAGACGAATAA